One Streptomyces sp. NBC_00554 DNA segment encodes these proteins:
- a CDS encoding flavin monoamine oxidase family protein has protein sequence MQNERPLVGRRGILIGAAAGLVAGSLAACSADAVRAAPATPNGGGSRGADLDVVVIGAGVAGLSSARVLADAGKSVVVVEARNRIGGRMWTDRSTMSVPVERGPEFIHGTMASTWELVREQGLKTHGHTVTISRTRPGGPWHKSTEPAEPSYVNFRVIGGYNQVLVPLADKLSIQLGTVVRRVEHSTAGVVVHAERQGRPVTYRARSVVVALPVAVLAAGAVEFSPALPAAKVDAFRAVRPVVVSKVLMEFARPVIPEDADDIVEAGVPWYLWNASKGVPGFSGQVVDMGADGGEARRLLALPADRRHREVLDVIRGVAGDRRLEPVKVIEHEWAKDPFARAAFSEEDAPGAREIYEPVNDTLFWAGVITDQVDYSHDSGKETATELLERLGRPAK, from the coding sequence GTGCAGAACGAACGCCCCCTGGTAGGCCGTCGAGGCATCCTCATCGGTGCCGCAGCAGGCCTCGTGGCCGGCTCTCTCGCCGCGTGCTCGGCCGACGCGGTACGGGCCGCCCCGGCGACGCCGAACGGGGGAGGAAGCCGGGGCGCCGACCTCGATGTCGTCGTCATCGGTGCGGGAGTCGCCGGGCTGAGCAGCGCCCGGGTGCTGGCGGACGCGGGGAAGTCAGTCGTGGTCGTCGAGGCCCGGAACCGTATCGGCGGCCGCATGTGGACCGACCGGAGCACGATGTCGGTACCGGTCGAGCGCGGGCCGGAGTTCATCCACGGCACGATGGCCTCGACCTGGGAACTGGTCCGCGAGCAGGGACTGAAGACCCACGGCCACACCGTCACGATCTCCCGTACGCGACCGGGCGGCCCCTGGCACAAGAGCACCGAACCCGCCGAACCCTCCTACGTCAACTTCCGCGTCATCGGCGGCTACAACCAGGTCCTTGTCCCTCTCGCCGACAAGCTGTCCATCCAACTCGGCACGGTGGTAAGGCGCGTGGAGCACTCGACCGCCGGAGTCGTCGTCCACGCCGAGCGGCAGGGGCGCCCCGTCACCTACCGGGCCCGCTCGGTGGTGGTGGCCCTGCCGGTCGCCGTACTGGCCGCCGGCGCCGTCGAGTTCTCCCCGGCGCTGCCGGCCGCGAAGGTGGACGCCTTCAGGGCCGTACGGCCGGTCGTGGTGTCGAAGGTCCTCATGGAGTTCGCCAGGCCGGTGATCCCGGAGGACGCCGACGACATCGTCGAGGCCGGCGTGCCGTGGTACCTGTGGAACGCCTCCAAAGGGGTGCCCGGTTTCTCGGGGCAGGTCGTCGATATGGGGGCGGACGGGGGCGAGGCCAGACGCCTGCTGGCGCTGCCCGCCGACCGCCGGCACCGGGAAGTCCTCGACGTGATCCGGGGCGTGGCGGGCGACCGCAGGCTCGAACCCGTCAAGGTCATCGAGCACGAATGGGCCAAGGACCCGTTCGCCCGCGCCGCCTTCTCGGAGGAGGACGCCCCGGGCGCCCGGGAGATCTACGAGCCGGTCAACGACACCCTCTTCTGGGCCGGCGTCATCACCGACCAGGTCGACTACTCCCACGACAGCGGCAAGGAGACCGCCACCGAACTGCTCGAGCGGCTGGGCCGGCCCGCAAAATAG
- a CDS encoding IclR family transcriptional regulator C-terminal domain-containing protein, producing the protein MTGTVVPAEAVAPLMRGIAVLRRLTVADGVSSLSGLERATGLARSTVDRITATLARMGYVRLDGRDAVLAPRLMELGNAYLGALRLPRLLDAHADALADELDESVSLAVGDRDGIRFIHQATRRRAMSLSFRIGDLLPAERTAPGPLFATEWGETEWARWHERRAADPEDRGFPAVPARSRPFAEVPSGPGESGDRDRATRGAPPVQVATVGEDFEVRTDEARKDGWSLDDQLIEPGLVALSLPVRADGHIACVVSVVSHTSRHTAAGLRDTLLPRLRVAVAAMERELREAPPAVPAAPSGLAAWTGASKQELGREFIESLARGLTVITSFGEGRAELTLTEVAQATGLARATARRALITLEHLGYVTTHGRVFRLTPRVLGLGFPPLSRTSLPDIAAPHLTELAHRLHESASLAVLIGDEIQYTGRVATTRVMSVNITVGTRLPAYATSLGRVLLADLPDPHLPELLPLTPRTITDPARLRAELDHVREAGYALVDEELEYGLRSVAVPVRQRGGQVVAAVNVALHSSRRTAEECVRDILPELHATAGRIEADLRVAGSFRRVPLG; encoded by the coding sequence ATGACCGGGACCGTCGTGCCCGCGGAGGCCGTCGCCCCCCTCATGCGCGGTATCGCCGTCCTGCGGCGGCTGACCGTGGCCGACGGTGTGTCCAGTCTCAGCGGGCTCGAGCGGGCCACCGGGCTCGCGCGTTCCACCGTCGACCGGATCACCGCCACGCTCGCGCGCATGGGGTACGTACGACTCGACGGCCGGGACGCCGTACTCGCCCCGCGTCTGATGGAACTCGGCAACGCCTACCTCGGCGCCCTCCGCCTCCCCCGTCTCCTGGACGCGCACGCCGACGCCCTCGCCGACGAGCTCGACGAGTCGGTGTCCCTCGCCGTCGGTGACCGGGACGGCATCCGCTTCATCCACCAGGCGACCCGGCGCCGCGCCATGTCCCTGAGCTTCCGCATCGGCGACCTGCTGCCCGCCGAACGCACCGCCCCCGGCCCGCTGTTCGCCACCGAGTGGGGCGAGACGGAGTGGGCGCGGTGGCACGAACGCCGGGCGGCCGATCCGGAGGACCGGGGGTTCCCCGCCGTACCGGCACGGAGCCGGCCGTTCGCCGAAGTCCCGTCCGGGCCGGGCGAGTCGGGGGACCGTGATCGAGCGACCCGTGGCGCCCCGCCGGTCCAAGTCGCCACCGTTGGCGAGGACTTCGAGGTGCGTACGGACGAGGCCCGGAAGGACGGATGGTCGCTCGACGACCAGCTCATCGAGCCGGGGCTCGTCGCCCTTTCGCTGCCCGTACGGGCGGATGGGCACATCGCCTGCGTGGTGAGCGTGGTGAGCCACACCAGCCGGCACACCGCAGCCGGCCTGCGGGACACGCTGCTGCCGCGGCTGCGGGTGGCGGTCGCCGCGATGGAACGGGAACTGCGCGAGGCCCCGCCCGCCGTACCGGCCGCTCCTTCCGGCCTCGCCGCCTGGACCGGCGCCTCCAAGCAGGAACTGGGCCGGGAGTTCATCGAGTCGCTGGCCCGCGGCCTGACCGTGATCACCTCCTTCGGCGAGGGCCGCGCCGAGCTGACCCTCACGGAGGTCGCCCAGGCCACCGGCCTCGCCCGCGCGACCGCCCGGCGCGCCCTGATCACCCTGGAACACCTCGGCTACGTCACCACGCACGGCCGCGTCTTCCGGCTCACTCCGCGCGTCCTGGGCCTCGGCTTCCCTCCGCTGTCCCGGACCTCGCTCCCCGACATCGCGGCCCCGCACCTCACCGAACTCGCGCACCGGCTGCACGAATCGGCGTCGCTGGCGGTCCTGATCGGCGACGAGATCCAGTACACCGGCCGCGTCGCCACCACCCGCGTGATGAGCGTCAACATCACCGTCGGCACCCGGCTGCCCGCGTACGCGACCTCACTCGGCCGCGTACTGCTCGCCGACCTCCCCGACCCCCACCTTCCGGAACTGCTCCCGCTGACCCCTCGTACGATCACGGATCCCGCACGGCTGCGGGCCGAACTGGACCACGTACGGGAAGCCGGATACGCCCTGGTCGACGAAGAGTTGGAGTATGGGCTGCGCTCCGTCGCCGTTCCGGTGCGGCAGCGCGGCGGGCAGGTCGTCGCCGCGGTGAACGTCGCCCTGCACAGCAGCCGCCGTACCGCCGAGGAGTGCGTCCGCGACATCCTGCCCGAACTCCACGCCACAGCCGGCCGGATCGAGGCGGACCTGCGGGTCGCGGGCAGCTTCAGACGCGTACCGCTGGGCTGA
- a CDS encoding M6 family metalloprotease domain-containing protein — protein MPPTSRRIRPRRVVALASVAVLTLAVSTSAGTGHLTAGSTTAGSIALARSTALGPCMINGALGVQMGEGVPTPPGYARSTGTVRALTLMIDFSDAHGQGSALDRLAEFFPQTQEWFRTGSYGRLDYRPETPVRHWLRMPKPFKAYGIERGAPFDPGYRELVQDIVAAADPTVDFSSYDLLNVLVTPNAGPSALDTVLSVTFAGNTEAPVADGVAVSNASFVYSRQDDGSGSYDETGYRVLPHENSHTFGLPDLYTQDGGGAVGHWDIMSEDWGAGNDLLGWHKWKLGWLDETQVACAASPGTTEYTLTPLAKPGGAKLVFVPTSSRTGYALELRTRDGNDAAVCRPGILIYKVDANIDTGNGPVTVYDSHRDSGGCTRSPNVHAELSDAPFTPGESFKDPKTGVAITVTGVDLSGNYRVYVTRR, from the coding sequence ATGCCGCCGACCAGCCGTCGGATACGCCCGCGCCGCGTGGTCGCGCTCGCCTCGGTGGCCGTTCTGACGCTGGCGGTCAGCACCTCCGCCGGCACCGGACATCTGACGGCGGGCTCCACGACGGCGGGCTCCATCGCGCTGGCCCGCTCCACGGCGCTCGGCCCCTGCATGATCAACGGCGCACTGGGCGTACAGATGGGCGAGGGCGTCCCGACGCCCCCCGGGTACGCCCGCTCCACCGGCACCGTCCGCGCCCTCACCCTGATGATCGACTTCTCCGACGCGCACGGCCAGGGCAGCGCGCTGGACCGCCTCGCGGAGTTCTTCCCGCAGACCCAGGAATGGTTCAGGACCGGCTCCTACGGCCGCCTCGACTACCGTCCCGAGACGCCCGTACGGCACTGGCTGCGGATGCCCAAGCCGTTCAAGGCGTACGGCATAGAGCGCGGCGCGCCCTTCGACCCCGGGTACCGCGAACTGGTCCAGGACATCGTGGCCGCCGCCGACCCGACCGTGGATTTCAGCTCGTACGACCTCCTGAACGTGCTGGTCACACCGAACGCCGGGCCCTCCGCCCTGGACACCGTCCTGTCCGTGACCTTCGCCGGCAACACCGAGGCACCGGTCGCCGACGGCGTCGCCGTCTCCAACGCGTCCTTCGTCTACAGCCGCCAGGACGACGGCTCCGGCTCCTACGACGAGACGGGCTACCGGGTACTCCCCCACGAGAACAGCCACACCTTCGGCCTGCCCGACCTGTACACCCAGGACGGCGGGGGCGCGGTCGGGCACTGGGACATCATGAGCGAGGACTGGGGGGCCGGGAACGATCTGCTCGGCTGGCACAAGTGGAAGCTCGGCTGGCTCGACGAGACGCAGGTCGCCTGTGCGGCGTCGCCCGGCACCACCGAGTACACGCTCACCCCGCTGGCCAAGCCCGGCGGCGCCAAACTCGTCTTCGTGCCGACCAGCAGCAGGACGGGGTACGCCCTGGAGCTGCGCACCCGCGACGGCAACGACGCCGCCGTCTGCCGCCCCGGCATCCTCATCTACAAGGTCGACGCGAACATCGACACCGGAAACGGCCCCGTCACCGTGTACGACTCCCACCGCGACAGCGGCGGCTGCACCCGCTCCCCCAACGTCCACGCGGAACTCTCCGACGCGCCCTTCACCCCCGGCGAGTCCTTCAAGGACCCCAAGACCGGCGTCGCGATCACGGTGACGGGAGTGGATCTCTCAGGGAACTACCGGGTGTACGTCACCCGACGCTGA
- a CDS encoding TetR/AcrR family transcriptional regulator, translating into METATRVQRRVPRPRADALRNRERIVAAAREMFVEFGPEVPFDEIARRAGVGNATVYRNFPDRDALAREVVCSVMDRTSERAESAIAAGGDAFEALSDFVHFSADERIGALCPMLSEGFDQNHPDLVAARDRTTGLIEELMARARESGQLRPDVEFGDLMIAVTQLTRPLPGGACQGIDRFVHRHLQLFLDGMRAPARSELTGVAATVEDMRRA; encoded by the coding sequence GTGGAGACCGCAACCCGAGTGCAGCGTCGAGTGCCCCGGCCGCGCGCCGATGCCCTGCGCAACCGGGAGCGGATCGTCGCCGCCGCTCGCGAGATGTTCGTCGAGTTCGGCCCCGAGGTGCCGTTCGACGAGATCGCCCGCCGGGCCGGTGTCGGCAACGCCACGGTGTACCGCAACTTCCCCGACCGCGACGCACTGGCACGTGAGGTCGTCTGCTCGGTCATGGACCGCACGTCGGAGCGGGCCGAGTCGGCGATCGCCGCGGGGGGCGACGCCTTCGAGGCGCTGAGCGACTTCGTGCACTTCTCGGCGGACGAGCGGATCGGCGCCCTGTGCCCGATGCTCTCCGAGGGCTTCGACCAGAACCACCCGGACCTCGTCGCCGCGCGCGACCGGACCACGGGACTGATCGAGGAGCTCATGGCCCGCGCCCGCGAGTCCGGCCAACTGCGCCCCGACGTCGAGTTCGGCGACCTCATGATCGCCGTCACCCAGCTCACCAGGCCGCTGCCCGGTGGGGCGTGCCAGGGCATCGACCGCTTCGTACACCGTCACCTGCAGCTGTTCCTGGACGGTATGCGGGCTCCGGCCCGCTCCGAACTCACCGGAGTGGCCGCGACCGTGGAGGACATGCGACGAGCGTGA
- a CDS encoding MFS transporter produces MSETGKSTAMSDAGSAHSNRWKALTFIALAQLMVVLDATIVNIALPSAQQDLGISDGNRQWVITAYALAFGGLLLFGGRIADLWGRKRTFVAGLIGFAGASAIGGAATNEAMMLGARALQGAFGALLAPAALSLLAVMFTEPKERAKAFGIYGAIAGGGGAVGFILGGVLTEYLDWRWTFFVNIPFAIIAAVGAYFVIREPAGGRNRSPLDIPGVVLSVLGLVTLVYAFTRAESDGWGDSVTLSLFAASVVLLAGFVFTESRVKAPLLPLRVITERNRGGVYLSLGLAIIAMFGLFLFLTYYLQIVKGYSPVKTGFAFLPMIAGMMVGSTQIGTRLMTRVAPRLLMGPGFLVAALGMLFLTQLEIGSSYAGVILPGMVLLGLGMGTAFMPAMSLATFGIEPRDAGVASAMVNTSQQVGGAIGTALLNTIAASATTSYIKDHIGGAGSQAQQQLVQLEGQVHGYTNAIWFAVGILVLAATVAATLINTGRPDVTSASGEGAGEGAEDEVKVPVIAH; encoded by the coding sequence ATGTCTGAAACAGGAAAGTCGACAGCAATGTCCGACGCCGGATCAGCACATTCGAACCGCTGGAAAGCGCTCACCTTCATCGCGCTCGCCCAGCTGATGGTCGTCCTCGACGCCACCATCGTGAACATCGCGTTGCCCTCCGCCCAGCAGGACCTGGGGATATCGGACGGCAACCGGCAGTGGGTCATCACGGCCTACGCCCTCGCCTTCGGTGGTCTGCTGCTCTTCGGCGGTCGTATCGCCGACCTGTGGGGCCGCAAGCGCACCTTTGTCGCCGGTCTGATCGGTTTCGCAGGCGCGTCCGCCATCGGCGGCGCGGCCACGAACGAGGCGATGATGCTCGGCGCCCGCGCCCTGCAGGGTGCCTTCGGCGCGCTGCTCGCGCCCGCCGCGCTCTCGCTGCTCGCCGTGATGTTCACGGAGCCCAAGGAGCGCGCCAAGGCGTTCGGCATCTACGGCGCGATCGCCGGTGGTGGCGGTGCCGTGGGCTTCATCCTCGGCGGCGTTCTCACCGAGTACCTCGACTGGCGCTGGACGTTCTTCGTGAACATCCCGTTCGCGATCATCGCCGCCGTCGGCGCGTACTTCGTCATCCGTGAGCCGGCCGGTGGCCGCAACCGCTCGCCGCTCGACATCCCCGGCGTCGTCCTGTCCGTCCTCGGTCTGGTCACGCTCGTCTACGCCTTCACCCGCGCCGAGTCCGACGGCTGGGGCGACTCCGTGACGCTCAGCCTGTTCGCCGCCTCGGTGGTCCTGCTCGCCGGGTTCGTCTTCACCGAGTCCCGGGTCAAGGCCCCGCTGCTGCCGCTCCGTGTCATCACCGAGCGCAACCGCGGCGGCGTCTACCTCTCGCTCGGCCTCGCGATCATCGCGATGTTCGGCCTGTTCCTCTTCCTGACCTACTACCTGCAGATCGTGAAGGGCTACTCGCCGGTCAAGACCGGCTTCGCCTTCCTGCCGATGATCGCGGGCATGATGGTGGGCTCCACCCAGATCGGCACCCGGCTGATGACCCGGGTCGCCCCGCGCCTGCTGATGGGCCCGGGCTTCCTGGTCGCCGCGCTCGGCATGCTGTTCCTGACCCAGCTGGAGATCGGTTCCTCGTACGCCGGCGTGATCCTGCCCGGCATGGTGCTGCTCGGTCTCGGTATGGGTACGGCGTTCATGCCCGCCATGTCCCTGGCCACGTTCGGCATCGAGCCGCGTGACGCCGGTGTCGCCTCCGCGATGGTCAACACCTCGCAGCAGGTGGGCGGCGCGATCGGTACGGCCCTGCTGAACACGATCGCCGCCTCGGCGACGACCTCGTACATCAAGGACCACATCGGCGGCGCCGGTTCCCAGGCCCAGCAGCAGCTGGTCCAACTCGAGGGCCAGGTGCACGGCTACACCAACGCGATCTGGTTCGCCGTCGGCATCCTCGTGCTCGCCGCGACGGTCGCCGCGACCCTCATCAACACCGGCCGCCCGGACGTCACTTCGGCCTCCGGCGAGGGTGCTGGCGAGGGCGCCGAGGACGAGGTGAAGGTGCCGGTGATCGCCCACTGA